The Chrysiogenia bacterium nucleotide sequence GAAGGGCGCGCCCTCGGAAACTTTCATGCGCCATGCCATGAAACTCGCGCGCGATTCCGGCTACCAGCTCGGCAACATCGACGCCACGGTGATCGCCGAAGCACCCAAACTCCGTCCGCACATTGATAAAATCCGCGAGAGCATCGCCGCCATGTGCGGCGTTGCCACCGGCGAGGTCTCGGTCAAGGCAACCACCCACGAAGAGATCGGCACCCTGGGCCGCAAGGAAGGCATCGCCGCCTTCGCGAGCGTGCTGCTGTATAAGCCGTAGGGGCGAGGCTTGCCTCGCCCATGTGTGGGGCGGCATTTTTTTCGTCCACGTCCACGTCCACGTCCACGTCCACGGAATCCGATTCCCTCCCCGTGGCGGGGAGGGCAGGGTGGGGTTGTCGCATGTAGGCGCGAAACAACCCCCTCCGGCCTTCGGCCACCTCCCCCGCCACGGGGGAGCCAAGTGTCGGTAGCGCTTTTCCCTATGTGACACGATATGACACACTCACCCGGTATTCAGGAGGACGGGTGGCGTGTCTTCAGGTGGGGGCGCGGCAGGGCATTGTGAAATCGGGAGGTGGTGCATGGAACGGCGGAGTCCCAAGAGTTACTCCCAGGCCGCGCGCTTGCAGGACATGGTGCGGACCTTCATGGCGCGCCGGGCGGGCGTGACCATCGAGGAACTCGTCGAGATCTACGACATCACGCGGCGAACCGTCTACCGCGACTTCGACGCGCTGGCCGAGTCGGGCTACCCGCTCTATTCGGTGGAGACCGGCGGCCGAAAGCTCTGGCGTTTCCACGACCGCTTTACCGAGGTCGCGCCCGTCACGCTCTCGACCTCCGAGCTCATCGCCCTGTACGTCACGCGCACCCAGATCGGCTACCTGGATGGAACTCCGCTGGCCGAGGACATGGACCGCGTCTTCGGCAAGCTGGAGAAAACCCTCTCGCCCAAGCACCGCGACCAGCTCGCGCTCTTCGCAAAAAAATTCTACACCGTGCCCGACGCGCCCAAGAGCTACGACGAGCACCTCGACCTGCTCTGGGACGTGATGGACGGGCTCATCCGCCAGCTCCGCTGCAAGATGCGTTACCGCTCGCCGCGAAAGAAGAGCCCCACGACGCGGCTCATTGAACCGCTCACCCTGCTCACCCACAAACAGGGGCTCTATCTGCTCGCGCGCGAGGCCGGCGCCGACAAGGTGCTCACCTTTGCCATCGACCGCATCGTCTCCTTCGAGCCGACGAAGGAGACCTTCGAGTATCCGAAAAAATACGCGCCCGAGAAACAGGTCGAGGGCGCCTTCGGCATCGTGGCCGGTGACGAGGAAGTGCGCGTGCGCATCCGCTTCGCCGCCGACATCGCCCACCTCATTGCGGAGCGCACCTTCCACCCCGGGCAGAAAATCACCCGCCACAAGGACGGCTCGCTCACCCTGGAGATGAAGCTCACCGCGCTGGGCGCCGAACTCAACGGCTTCGTGCTCTCCTACGGCAGCAAGGCCGAAGTGATCGAACCCGCCGAGCTGCGCCAGCAGATCGCCGCGGAGCTCCAGGAAGCAGCGAAGCGGTACGCTTAAAACATCGGAAAATTGGGGCGATCACCCCCGTTCGTCCTGAGTAGCCGCATAGCGGCGTATCGAAGGGCAAACGGGCCTCGATTTATGAGGCTGTCGAGCGCCCTTCGATACACATTGCTTCGCAATGCACTCAGGGCGAACGGGTTGCAAACGATAGATGCGTGTAGGGGCGAGGCACCCGTCATCCGTAGCCTTGGCGAAGGATGATGCCTCGCCCTTCTTTATCTCAGGATGA carries:
- a CDS encoding 2-C-methyl-D-erythritol 2,4-cyclodiphosphate synthase — protein: MSAPFRVGSGYDVHRLKEGRKCILGGVEIPSDIGPDGHSDADVLLHAITDAVLGAIGEGDIGAHFPPSDPQWKGAPSETFMRHAMKLARDSGYQLGNIDATVIAEAPKLRPHIDKIRESIAAMCGVATGEVSVKATTHEEIGTLGRKEGIAAFASVLLYKP
- a CDS encoding transcriptional regulator; this encodes MERRSPKSYSQAARLQDMVRTFMARRAGVTIEELVEIYDITRRTVYRDFDALAESGYPLYSVETGGRKLWRFHDRFTEVAPVTLSTSELIALYVTRTQIGYLDGTPLAEDMDRVFGKLEKTLSPKHRDQLALFAKKFYTVPDAPKSYDEHLDLLWDVMDGLIRQLRCKMRYRSPRKKSPTTRLIEPLTLLTHKQGLYLLAREAGADKVLTFAIDRIVSFEPTKETFEYPKKYAPEKQVEGAFGIVAGDEEVRVRIRFAADIAHLIAERTFHPGQKITRHKDGSLTLEMKLTALGAELNGFVLSYGSKAEVIEPAELRQQIAAELQEAAKRYA